From a region of the Cololabis saira isolate AMF1-May2022 chromosome 8, fColSai1.1, whole genome shotgun sequence genome:
- the LOC133449569 gene encoding G-protein coupled receptor 22-like has product METGSFTSGPATTEWVGTPAGLGGSSGTPASWHTPYSLGFQVSLTAFLMLELVLGFSSNLTVLVLYCSQSNLVDSVSNMVTVNLHVLDVAVCVLCMPLTLVVVLLPPGPNLALLCCLHEACVTFASIATAINILVISLDRYDISVRPANRLLTTRRAALLLAAVWLTSVAVFFIPLLEVQWWPVGGAEETEQGTSHGGGVPAGPAWRNRTLLCVGGQGYHTVLGMYYHLLLQVPIFFTTVAVMLFTYSRILRALNIRIGSHMRKGQRFRGHRKRLKRRGGLKMNDGGEEGAEPCTADGTKQLSHPPLISSPSPTPTATSPPAVSAVVPLVTHEAAAAAPLPASVGVHASVSAIIALRRAVRRHRDRRERQRRVFRMSLIIITTFLGCWAPLSVTNVLILGAGPSDALVSLRLWFLALAYGTTVSHPLLYAFTRQKLRRALRTKVKKRVVSLLQVDPSPGGTVIHNSWVENRKTSRLVQLEASEGTDRHLAEPL; this is encoded by the coding sequence ATGGAGACTGGCAGCTTCACCTCGGGTCCGGCCACCACTGAATGGGTGGGAACGCCGGCCGGGcttgggggctcgtccgggaccCCCGCGTCCTGGCACACGCCGTACTCGCTGGGCTTCCAGGTGTCGCTCACCGCCTTCCTCATGCTGGAGCTGGTGCTGGGCTTCAGCAGCAACCTGACCGTGCTGGTGCTCTACTGCTCCCAGTCCAACCTGGTGGACTCAGTGAGCAACATGGTGACGGTGAACCTGCACGTGCTGGACGTGGCGGTGTGCGTGCTGTGCATGCCCCTCACCCTGGTGGTGGTGCTGCTGCCCCCGGGGCCCAACCTGGCTCTGCTCTGCTGCCTCCACGAGGCGTGCGTGACCTTCGCCAGCATCGCCACGGCCATCAACATCCTGGTCATCAGCCTGGACCGGTACGACATCTCGGTCCGGCCGGCCAACCGGCTGCTGACCACGCGCAGAGCCGCGCTGCTCCTGGCCGCCGTCTGGCTCACGTCCGTCGCCGTGTTCTTCATCCCGCTGCTGGAGGTGCAGTGGTGGCCCGTGGGGGGGGCGGAGGAGACGGAACAGGGGACGTCACACGGCGGCGGAGTCCCAGCGGGGCCGGCGTGGCGTAACAGAACCCTCCTGTGTGTCGGCGGGCAGGGATACCACACCGTCCTGGGGATGTATTACCATCTCCTCCTGCAGGTGCCCATATTTTTCACCACCGTGGCGGTCATGCTGTTCACCTACTCCCGAATACTGAGGGCTTTAAACATCCGCATCGGCTCCCACATGAGGAAGGGCCAGCGGTTCCGGGGGCACCGCAAAAGACtgaagagaagggggggcctCAAAATGAATGATGGTGGGGAGGAAGGCGCGGAACCGTGCACCGCGGACGGGACCAAGCAGCTCAGCCACCCCCCTCTCATCTCCTCCCCATCCCCCACCCCGACAGCCACCTCCCCCCCTGCGGTGTCTGCCGTGGTTCCCCTCGTCACCCATGAGGCAGCTGCTGCCGCTCCCCTGCCGGCCTCCGTGGGCGTCCACGCCTCCGTGTCCGCCATCATCGCCCTGCGCCGCGCGGTGCGGCGGCACCGGGATCGCCGGGAGCGCCAGAGGCGGGTGTTCAGGATGtccctcatcatcatcaccaccttcCTGGGCTGCTGGGCCCCCCTCTCCGTCACCAACGTGCTGATCCTGGGCGCCGGGCCCAGCGACGCCCTGGTCAGCCTGCGGCTCTGGTTCCTGGCCCTGGCCTACGGCACCACCGTCTCACACCCCTTGCTGTATGCGTTCACTCGGCAAAAACTGCGCCGCGCCCTCCGCACCAAGGTGAAGAAGAGGGTGGTGTCCCTGCTGCAGGTGGACCCCTCGCCGGGGGGCACGGTGATACACAACTCCTGGGTGGAGAACAGGAAAACCAGCCGGCTGGTGCAACTGGAAGCAAGCGAAGGCACGGACCGCCACCTGGCTGAGCCCCTGTGA